The genomic segment TTTAAGCCCTTCCTGTAGGTTAAGACTTAAAAGCTTTTATCTTGGAACTTGCAACTTGTAACTTGGAACTCAATCCTCTTGGAACTGTTTAAAGCATGCAAACCTAGAAGGTTTTATCCTCTAGGTTTGCAAATTATATTAATTTAAACTATTCTATAATTTTAGCAACAGCACCTGCTCCTACTGTTCTACCACCTTCACGAATAGCGAATCTTAAACCTTCTTCGATTGCGATTGGTGTGATTAATTCTACTTCCATCTCTATATTGTCTCCAGGCATACACATTTCTGTTCCTTCTGGTAATGTGATTGCTCCTGTTACGTCTGTTGTTCTGAAATAGAACTGTGGTCTATAGTTATTGAAGAATGGTGTATGTCTTCCA from the Maledivibacter sp. genome contains:
- the tuf gene encoding elongation factor Tu (EF-Tu; promotes GTP-dependent binding of aminoacyl-tRNA to the A-site of ribosomes during protein biosynthesis; when the tRNA anticodon matches the mRNA codon, GTP hydrolysis results; the inactive EF-Tu-GDP leaves the ribosome and release of GDP is promoted by elongation factor Ts; many prokaryotes have two copies of the gene encoding EF-Tu) is translated as GRHTPFFNNYRPQFYFRTTDVTGAITLPEGTEMCMPGDNIEMEVELITPIAIEEGLRFAIREGGRTVGAGAVAKIIE